Part of the Terriglobales bacterium genome is shown below.
AGGATGAATACGCACAAGTAGACCACTAATCTGGGGAAAAAGCGCGAAGGAATTTGGAATTTCGGGGCGTCCGCAGCTCGATGACGACGAACGCTGGAAATAATAATGAAGATGCCAGAAGTCAGGATAATACCTGCGAAGATCGCAAATGCAACATCCGGCCAACCAAAATTTCGGCCAGCTTCAAGCCAGACGAGGCCCAGCATCAAAACCGACTGGATTGCTGCTACTCCAAAGAAATCTACGAATCTCACAGGTTGGGCCTGAGACATAAGTCAGCCTTCGCTCGAAGTATAACTCAATCCAAATCCTTTCCCGGAAGCGAGAGAACAATGCTCTAATGCATTGAACCTTCTCCGGTCCGGACTTTTCCTCTGAACATTCGATATACAAATACAAAATACCCGATAGCCAGTGCCATCCCGAAGCTCCACCAAATCAAACCAATGGCAAGCGAATGCGAGCCTGATGCAGCGTTTGATACTGTGATATTCAAAGCGGGATCTGTCGTGGACGTTAACAGATTGGGGTAAACTCCTGCCGCAGCGCCTACTAACATGAAGACCAGGTAACTACAGGAAGAAAGAAACGCTGCATAATCCGCGCCTTTCCTGCGGAAAAGCAGCATCGCAACCAGGCTGGCAACCACCGCCAGTGGTATCACGAAAAATACGGGATAGCTCTTGTAATTGTCGAGCAATTGGGGACGAATAGAGAGAGTCGCCACCAAACTCACAACAGTCACGACCACCAGCACCGGCCACAGCCATGCTGCCACGCGGCGGGCGCGTAGATTCAGTTCGCCTTCCGTTTTCAGGGCAACATAGTGAGCGCCGTGGATGGTCAGCGCTACCAGGGCGACCATGCCGGCAATGACTGTGTACCAATCCAGGATTCCTGGCTGCGGTCCGACTTGCCAGTCGGTCCAAAGGGGGAGAAAGAAGTATCCATCTTTTTGCAGCGGAACTCCGCG
Proteins encoded:
- the cydB gene encoding cytochrome d ubiquinol oxidase subunit II, translated to MLLTWFLLVAIMITAYVVLDGFDLGAGVLHMIIAKTDQERQVVLRTIGPVWDGNEVWLLAGGGTLYFAFPLLYASAFSGFYLPLMIVLWLLIFRGIGIELRMHLDSPVWRGFFDGSFAIASVLLTIFYGAALGNVLRGVPLQKDGYFFLPLWTDWQVGPQPGILDWYTVIAGMVALVALTIHGAHYVALKTEGELNLRARRVAAWLWPVLVVVTVVSLVATLSIRPQLLDNYKSYPVFFVIPLAVVASLVAMLLFRRKGADYAAFLSSCSYLVFMLVGAAAGVYPNLLTSTTDPALNITVSNAASGSHSLAIGLIWWSFGMALAIGYFVFVYRMFRGKVRTGEGSMH